The Salana multivorans genome window below encodes:
- a CDS encoding response regulator: MATDSAAAPTAPTALAVPARGTQSFPDAAPTTARVLLYSDDVDTRATVRRGVGRRASKDTAFIEWTEVATAETLFNQIAAGGYDLAIIDGETAKVGGFGLARQLKDSYFDAPPVLLLIARQQDAWLAAWSQADGVVPHPYVPEDLADAVAGLLREAPGS, from the coding sequence ATGGCCACCGACTCCGCTGCCGCCCCGACCGCTCCGACCGCGCTCGCCGTGCCCGCGCGCGGCACCCAGAGCTTCCCGGATGCCGCGCCGACGACGGCGCGCGTGCTCCTGTACAGCGACGACGTCGACACCCGCGCCACGGTGCGCCGCGGCGTCGGCCGACGCGCGTCGAAGGACACGGCGTTCATCGAGTGGACCGAGGTTGCCACGGCCGAGACGCTGTTCAACCAGATCGCCGCCGGCGGCTACGACCTCGCGATCATCGACGGTGAGACGGCCAAGGTCGGCGGCTTCGGGCTCGCCCGCCAGCTCAAGGACTCCTACTTCGACGCCCCGCCGGTGCTCCTGCTCATCGCGCGACAGCAGGACGCGTGGCTCGCCGCGTGGTCGCAGGCCGACGGCGTCGTGCCGCACCCGTACGTCCCCGAGGACCTGGCCGACGCCGTCGCCGGTCTCCTGCGCGAGGCACCGGGCTCGTGA
- a CDS encoding superoxide dismutase, which yields MVYTLPELPYDYAALEPHISGKIMELHHDKHHAAYVAGANTALEKLAEARDSGDLAAVNLYEKNLAFNLGGHVNHSIFWTNLSPEGGEAEGDLLAALEEHFGGVEKFKAHFTAVAAGVQGSGWAVLAWDTLGGQPIIVQLYDQQGNLPAGLVPLLMLDVWEHAYYLDYLNVRADYIKAFWNLVNWADVAARLDRASKATAAGLIVPA from the coding sequence ATGGTCTACACCCTGCCCGAGCTTCCCTACGACTACGCGGCACTGGAGCCCCACATCTCCGGCAAGATCATGGAGCTGCACCACGACAAGCACCATGCGGCCTACGTCGCGGGCGCCAACACGGCGCTGGAGAAGCTTGCCGAGGCCCGCGACTCCGGTGATCTCGCTGCGGTCAACCTCTACGAGAAGAACCTGGCGTTCAACCTCGGCGGTCACGTCAACCACTCGATCTTCTGGACCAACCTCTCCCCCGAGGGCGGCGAGGCCGAGGGCGATCTGCTCGCGGCGCTCGAGGAGCACTTCGGCGGCGTCGAGAAGTTCAAGGCGCACTTCACGGCGGTGGCCGCTGGCGTCCAGGGCTCCGGCTGGGCGGTGCTCGCCTGGGACACGCTCGGCGGCCAGCCGATCATCGTGCAGCTCTACGACCAGCAGGGCAACCTCCCCGCCGGGCTCGTCCCGCTGCTCATGCTGGACGTCTGGGAGCACGCGTACTACCTGGACTACCTCAACGTCCGCGCCGACTACATCAAGGCGTTCTGGAACCTGGTCAACTGGGCCGACGTCGCGGCGCGCCTCGACCGCGCCTCGAAGGCCACGGCGGCCGGGCTCATCGTCCCCGCCTGA
- a CDS encoding AMP-dependent synthetase/ligase, protein MDTTTPVPPPAVDPGTSITDLLEDLHRRDPGSTIYRVPEGSGWRDVSVREVRTEAIDLARGLVAAGIAPGDRVGIMSRTRYEWTLLDLAIWYAGAVPVPVYETSSASQTAWILSDSETVAIFCEQASHAAVVAEARPDVPSLREVWVIEDGALADVTARGAGVTAEDVHAASGAVGLADLATIIYTSGTTGRPKGAELTHGNFVVLAKSAVGAIPEVFAQEGASTLLFMPLAHVFARFVEVLALAAGVPMGHTRDVSTLVADLGTYRPTFILAVPRVFEKVYNSAEQKAVAGGKEKIFRWAAATAIAYSQAMDDGGRPGLGLRLKHAVADRLVLHKLRNAMGGNLVYAVSGGGPLGARLGHFFRGVGLTVLEGYGLTETTAPLTVNRPAKVKIGTVGPPLPGIELAIAADGEILARGVGVFSDYHNNPEATQEAFTDGWFHTGDLGTLDSDGYAAITGRKKEIIVTAGGKNVAPAQLEDAIRAHPLVSQCLVVGEGRPFIAALVTLDVEMLPGWLSAHGKAAMTPQEAAADPEVRAAVQEAVDRANKHVSRAESVRVWDFLDGDFTIDNDYLTPSLKVKRAAVLRDMAPKVDELYAQAAASRKD, encoded by the coding sequence ATGGACACGACCACCCCCGTCCCACCCCCGGCAGTCGACCCGGGCACGAGCATCACGGACCTGCTCGAGGACCTGCACCGGCGAGACCCGGGATCGACGATCTACCGCGTGCCGGAGGGGTCCGGCTGGCGCGACGTCAGCGTGCGGGAGGTGCGCACCGAGGCGATCGACCTCGCGCGCGGCCTCGTCGCTGCCGGCATCGCGCCCGGTGACCGCGTCGGCATCATGTCCCGCACCCGGTACGAGTGGACGCTGCTCGACCTGGCGATCTGGTACGCCGGGGCGGTTCCCGTCCCCGTGTACGAGACGTCGTCGGCCTCGCAGACGGCCTGGATCCTGTCGGACTCCGAGACCGTCGCGATCTTCTGCGAGCAGGCGTCCCACGCGGCCGTGGTCGCGGAGGCGCGTCCGGACGTGCCGAGCCTGCGCGAGGTCTGGGTCATCGAGGACGGCGCCCTCGCGGACGTCACGGCCCGCGGCGCCGGCGTCACGGCCGAGGACGTGCACGCCGCCTCCGGCGCCGTCGGCCTGGCCGACCTCGCCACGATCATCTACACCTCCGGCACGACGGGCCGGCCCAAGGGCGCCGAGCTCACCCACGGCAACTTCGTCGTCCTCGCCAAGAGCGCGGTCGGCGCGATCCCCGAGGTGTTCGCCCAGGAGGGCGCGTCGACGCTGCTGTTCATGCCGCTCGCGCACGTGTTCGCCCGGTTCGTCGAGGTGCTCGCGCTCGCCGCCGGCGTCCCGATGGGGCACACGCGGGACGTGAGCACGCTCGTCGCGGACCTCGGCACGTACCGGCCGACGTTCATCCTCGCCGTCCCGCGCGTGTTCGAGAAGGTCTACAACAGCGCCGAGCAGAAGGCCGTCGCCGGCGGCAAGGAGAAGATCTTCCGCTGGGCGGCCGCGACGGCGATCGCCTACTCCCAGGCGATGGACGACGGCGGGCGTCCCGGCCTGGGCCTGCGCCTCAAGCACGCGGTCGCCGACCGGCTCGTGCTCCACAAGCTGCGCAACGCGATGGGCGGGAACCTGGTCTACGCCGTCTCCGGCGGTGGCCCGCTCGGCGCCCGGCTCGGCCACTTCTTCCGTGGCGTCGGCCTCACCGTGCTCGAGGGCTACGGTCTCACCGAGACGACCGCGCCGCTCACGGTCAACCGGCCGGCGAAGGTCAAGATCGGGACCGTCGGTCCCCCGCTGCCCGGGATCGAGCTCGCGATCGCGGCCGACGGCGAGATCCTCGCCCGTGGCGTCGGCGTCTTCAGCGACTACCACAACAACCCCGAGGCGACGCAGGAGGCGTTCACCGACGGCTGGTTCCACACCGGCGACCTCGGCACCCTCGACTCCGACGGCTACGCCGCCATCACCGGTCGCAAGAAGGAGATCATCGTGACGGCCGGCGGCAAGAACGTCGCCCCGGCCCAGCTCGAGGACGCCATCCGCGCGCACCCGCTGGTCAGCCAGTGCCTCGTCGTCGGCGAGGGGCGGCCGTTCATCGCGGCTCTCGTCACGCTCGACGTCGAGATGCTGCCGGGCTGGCTCTCCGCGCACGGCAAGGCCGCGATGACGCCGCAGGAGGCGGCCGCAGACCCGGAGGTGCGCGCGGCGGTCCAGGAGGCCGTCGACCGCGCGAACAAGCACGTCTCCCGCGCCGAGTCGGTGCGCGTGTGGGACTTCCTCGACGGCGACTTCACGATCGACAACGACTACCTCACGCCCTCGCTCAAGGTGAAGCGGGCCGCCGTCCTGCGGGACATGGCCCCGAAGGTCGACGAGCTCTACGCGCAGGCAGCGGCCAGCCGCAAGGACTGA
- a CDS encoding Lrp/AsnC family transcriptional regulator, which translates to MITAIALIEADVAAVPEVCEAVASLEGVSEVYSVTGDVDLIAMVRVNRHEELAGVIADRIGKVPGVLATRTYIAFQSYSQHDLEAAFAIGVEE; encoded by the coding sequence ATGATCACCGCCATCGCGCTCATCGAGGCCGACGTCGCCGCCGTTCCGGAGGTCTGCGAGGCCGTCGCCTCGCTCGAGGGGGTGAGCGAGGTCTACTCCGTCACGGGCGACGTCGACCTCATCGCCATGGTGCGCGTGAACCGGCACGAGGAGCTCGCCGGGGTCATCGCCGACCGGATCGGCAAGGTCCCCGGCGTCCTCGCGACCCGGACCTACATCGCGTTCCAGTCCTACTCGCAGCACGACCTCGAGGCGGCCTTCGCCATCGGCGTGGAGGAGTAG
- a CDS encoding ubiquinol-cytochrome c reductase iron-sulfur subunit gives MSNHSTELETRGELDPAPSPERFENPGLPPHRPRLSDTSPEGSKRAERQVAIIFGISILATIAGVWGYFAFPMDAGVGNVRYSTLSIGLGLGIGMLGIGIAAVHWAKALMSDVEVVDQRHPQRGDDATRAAAVADLQAGAKDSGIARRPLLKGALITAVAIAPLSFLVPFVGNLGGSWNVNAMRHTMWRKGTRLATDPDGRLIRPEMVTIGSVWHVIPDGLHEVDDVLAEKAKAIVLLVRLAPEDLKILPGREDWSYDGIVAYSKVCTHVGCPVALYEQQTHHLLCPCHQSTFDVADGAKVVFGPAKRALPQLPIMVDDEGYLAARDDFDEAVGPSTWERQRPIRGEDY, from the coding sequence ATGAGCAACCACTCCACCGAGCTGGAGACGCGCGGCGAGCTCGACCCGGCGCCGTCGCCGGAGCGGTTCGAGAACCCGGGGCTGCCGCCGCACCGGCCGCGGCTCTCGGACACCTCGCCCGAGGGTTCCAAGCGCGCCGAGCGCCAGGTCGCGATCATCTTCGGCATCTCGATCCTCGCGACGATCGCGGGGGTCTGGGGCTACTTCGCCTTCCCGATGGACGCCGGCGTCGGCAACGTCCGCTACTCGACGCTCTCGATCGGGCTCGGTCTCGGCATCGGCATGCTGGGCATCGGCATCGCGGCGGTGCACTGGGCCAAGGCGCTCATGTCCGACGTCGAGGTCGTCGACCAGCGTCACCCGCAGCGCGGCGACGACGCGACCCGCGCGGCCGCCGTCGCCGATCTGCAGGCCGGGGCCAAGGACTCGGGCATCGCCCGTCGCCCGCTGCTCAAGGGCGCGCTCATCACGGCCGTCGCGATCGCGCCGCTCAGCTTCCTCGTCCCCTTCGTCGGCAACCTCGGCGGCTCGTGGAACGTCAACGCGATGCGCCACACGATGTGGCGCAAGGGCACCCGGCTCGCGACCGACCCGGACGGCCGGCTGATCCGGCCCGAGATGGTCACGATCGGCTCGGTCTGGCACGTCATCCCCGACGGGCTGCACGAGGTCGACGACGTCCTGGCGGAGAAGGCCAAGGCGATCGTCCTGCTCGTCCGACTCGCCCCCGAGGACCTGAAGATCCTGCCCGGGCGCGAGGACTGGTCCTACGACGGCATCGTCGCGTACTCGAAGGTCTGCACCCACGTCGGCTGCCCCGTCGCGCTCTACGAGCAGCAGACCCACCACCTGCTCTGCCCGTGCCACCAGTCGACGTTCGACGTCGCCGACGGCGCCAAGGTCGTCTTCGGACCGGCCAAGCGGGCGCTCCCGCAGCTGCCGATCATGGTCGACGACGAGGGCTACCTCGCGGCCCGTGACGACTTCGACGAGGCCGTCGGCCCGTCGACGTGGGAACGGCAGCGCCCGATCCGTGGGGAGGACTACTGA
- a CDS encoding cytochrome b: MTTTTPAAKAAAATGDFFDTRIGAAKLVKEFARKVFPDHWSFMLGEIALYSFIVLLLSGTFLTMFFVPSMTEVHYPVDALPTTMRGVEMSEAFASTLHMSFHVRGGLLMRQIHHWAALLFMAAIVTHMMRVFFTGAFRKPRELNWFVGFTLLILGLAAGFTGYSLPDDVLSGNGLRIADGVAKSIPILGSYVSFALFGGEFPGHVIIPRLFTAHILLVPALILSLVAVHLILVVVHKHTQYPGPGRTNSNVVGYPLFPVYMAKAGGFFFVVFGVLAIMGATLSINNVWNYGPFDPSPVSAGAQPDWYMLFLEGALRLMPGQTEFVVAGYTVPLNILVPGVVVPGILFTLLGAYPIIEAYASGDKREHHLLDRPRNVPTRTGVGVAVLTAFIILAAAGSNDLIATHFKLSINSITWVFRVLFLVGPFIAFIITKRMCLALQRRDRDLVLHGYETGRVVRFASGEYIEVHQPLTPQERWVLVDYDPHKPLPAPSETNARGVARPDYKKLRRQSRLSHFFFADRVDPVTPAELEAAHAHHASAHGSDHELEHETATAGELESTSV; the protein is encoded by the coding sequence ATGACGACCACGACGCCCGCCGCCAAGGCCGCCGCCGCCACCGGTGACTTCTTCGACACCCGGATCGGCGCCGCGAAGCTCGTCAAGGAGTTCGCGCGGAAGGTCTTCCCTGACCACTGGTCCTTCATGCTCGGCGAGATCGCGCTCTACTCGTTCATCGTGCTGCTGCTCAGCGGCACGTTCCTCACGATGTTCTTCGTGCCGTCGATGACCGAGGTGCACTACCCGGTCGACGCGCTGCCGACGACCATGCGCGGAGTGGAGATGTCGGAGGCCTTCGCCTCGACGCTCCACATGTCCTTCCACGTGCGCGGCGGCCTGCTCATGCGGCAGATCCACCACTGGGCGGCGCTGCTGTTCATGGCCGCGATCGTGACGCACATGATGCGCGTCTTCTTCACCGGCGCCTTCCGCAAGCCGCGCGAGCTCAACTGGTTCGTCGGCTTCACGCTGCTCATCCTCGGCCTGGCCGCCGGCTTCACCGGCTACTCGCTCCCGGACGACGTGCTCTCGGGCAACGGTCTGCGGATCGCCGACGGCGTGGCCAAGTCGATCCCGATCCTCGGGTCCTACGTCTCGTTCGCCCTGTTCGGCGGAGAGTTCCCCGGACACGTCATCATCCCGCGGCTGTTCACCGCGCACATCCTGCTCGTGCCGGCCCTCATCCTGTCGCTGGTCGCCGTCCACCTCATCCTCGTGGTGGTGCACAAGCACACGCAGTACCCCGGACCCGGCCGGACGAACTCCAACGTCGTCGGCTACCCGCTGTTCCCCGTCTACATGGCGAAGGCCGGTGGCTTCTTCTTCGTCGTCTTCGGCGTGCTGGCTATCATGGGCGCGACGCTCTCGATCAACAACGTGTGGAACTACGGGCCGTTCGACCCCTCCCCCGTGTCGGCCGGTGCCCAGCCCGACTGGTACATGCTGTTCCTCGAGGGTGCGCTGCGCCTCATGCCGGGTCAGACGGAGTTCGTCGTCGCGGGCTACACGGTGCCGCTCAACATCCTCGTCCCCGGCGTCGTCGTGCCCGGCATCCTGTTCACGCTGCTCGGGGCCTACCCGATCATCGAGGCGTACGCGTCGGGCGACAAGCGTGAGCACCACCTGCTCGACCGTCCGCGGAACGTCCCGACCCGCACCGGCGTCGGCGTCGCGGTCCTCACGGCGTTCATCATCCTCGCGGCGGCCGGGTCGAACGACCTCATCGCCACCCACTTCAAGCTCTCGATCAACTCGATCACCTGGGTGTTCCGGGTGCTGTTCCTCGTCGGCCCGTTCATCGCGTTCATCATCACGAAGCGCATGTGCCTCGCGCTCCAGCGTCGCGACCGCGACCTGGTCCTGCACGGGTACGAGACGGGTCGGGTCGTCCGGTTCGCCTCGGGCGAGTACATCGAGGTCCACCAGCCGCTGACGCCGCAGGAGCGATGGGTGCTGGTCGACTACGACCCGCACAAGCCCCTCCCCGCGCCGTCCGAGACGAACGCACGCGGCGTCGCCCGGCCCGACTACAAGAAGCTGCGTCGGCAGAGCCGGCTCTCGCACTTCTTCTTCGCCGACCGGGTCGACCCGGTGACGCCGGCCGAGCTCGAGGCGGCCCACGCCCACCACGCGTCGGCGCACGGGTCCGACCACGAACTCGAGCACGAGACGGCGACGGCCGGCGAGCTGGAGTCGACGAGCGTCTGA
- a CDS encoding cytochrome c oxidase subunit 3 — MTQVGTIVWLSSELMFFAGLFAIYFTHRAVAGPEVWAESTSKLNMTMVIINTAILVSSSVTCQYGVWAAEALKPRRSGSLLNVRQWGMVEWYTLTFILGSVFIAGQIVEYAELVEHGISIAGSSYGSVFYLTTGFHGLHVIGGLIAFLFVLGSAFVAGRFTHREATRAVVTSYYWHFVDVVWIALFFAIYFLK, encoded by the coding sequence ATGACCCAGGTCGGCACGATCGTGTGGCTCTCCAGCGAGCTGATGTTCTTCGCGGGCCTCTTTGCCATCTACTTCACCCACCGCGCCGTGGCCGGACCCGAGGTCTGGGCCGAGAGCACGTCGAAGCTCAACATGACGATGGTCATCATCAACACGGCCATCCTCGTGTCGAGCTCGGTGACCTGTCAGTACGGCGTCTGGGCCGCCGAGGCGCTGAAGCCGCGCCGGTCGGGCAGCCTGCTCAACGTGCGCCAGTGGGGCATGGTCGAGTGGTACACCCTCACGTTCATCCTCGGCTCCGTCTTCATCGCGGGCCAGATCGTGGAGTACGCCGAGCTCGTCGAGCACGGGATCAGCATCGCCGGCTCGTCCTACGGGTCCGTCTTCTACCTGACCACCGGGTTCCACGGGCTCCACGTCATCGGCGGTCTCATCGCGTTCCTGTTCGTCCTCGGCAGCGCGTTCGTCGCGGGTCGGTTCACCCACCGCGAGGCGACGCGTGCCGTCGTGACGTCGTACTACTGGCACTTCGTCGACGTCGTGTGGATCGCCCTGTTCTTCGCCATCTACTTCCTGAAGTGA
- a CDS encoding DEDD exonuclease domain-containing protein, translated as MVTSLPTTTQPDDPALAVQPSLLADGPALHAVDFVVVDLETTGGAATGDRITEIGAVRVRGGEVLGELGTLVNPGRAIPPTITVLTGITDAMVVAAPSEEEVVPTFLEFARDAVLVAHNARFDVGFLRAACDRLGIEWPRPLVVDTLALARRVVTRDEAPNHKLGSLARLFHAAVAPDHRALTDARATVDVLHGLLARLAPLGVTHLDDLVTAADPVPEAVRRKATLADGLPQLPGVYQFLDASDRILYVGTATNLRTRVRSYFTAAEKRRRITEMVRIAARVHPIPVPTPLEASVRELRLIAQHSPPYNRRSRSPGAEPWIRLTDEAFPRASIVRTPPASGPVLGPFRSRGLATAALEALTGAFGLRSCTERLPLSPRPGHGACALRELGRCGAPCVGDVDRSGYLPAVEAFTRFAAGDAREYLAHAAARLDRLVAQERFEEAAVERDRCQALLRGAARAQHLRALRCAELLAARPRDDARSTTGRGGGSARTGGRVWEVVCIRHGRLAGTAVAASTAAVLETAEALRLTAEDVPEATTLAGAAWAEETELLWGWLDRPGVRLLAVEGAALALPRHGAAWALADLQRHLGLTHPRVLVEAEDPEQVAGRSDPEPTDPRHETGENGETDEAGEAEDERDGREAGAA; from the coding sequence GTGGTCACCTCCCTCCCGACGACGACGCAGCCGGACGACCCCGCGCTCGCGGTCCAGCCGAGCCTGCTCGCCGACGGTCCGGCGCTGCACGCGGTCGACTTCGTCGTCGTCGACCTGGAGACGACGGGCGGCGCCGCGACCGGCGACCGGATCACCGAGATCGGCGCCGTGCGCGTGCGTGGCGGCGAGGTGCTGGGCGAGCTCGGCACGCTCGTCAACCCCGGCCGGGCGATCCCGCCGACCATCACGGTGCTCACCGGCATCACCGACGCGATGGTGGTGGCGGCGCCGTCCGAGGAGGAGGTCGTGCCGACCTTCCTCGAGTTCGCCCGGGACGCGGTGCTGGTGGCGCACAACGCCCGGTTCGACGTCGGGTTCCTCCGCGCGGCGTGCGATCGGCTCGGGATCGAGTGGCCGCGTCCCCTCGTCGTCGACACGCTCGCGCTCGCCCGGCGCGTCGTGACGCGGGACGAGGCGCCCAACCACAAGCTCGGCTCGCTCGCCAGGCTCTTCCACGCGGCCGTGGCGCCGGACCACCGAGCGCTCACGGACGCGCGCGCGACGGTCGACGTGCTGCACGGTCTCCTCGCCCGGCTGGCACCGCTCGGCGTCACCCATCTCGACGACCTCGTGACGGCCGCGGACCCCGTCCCGGAGGCCGTGCGACGCAAGGCGACGCTCGCCGACGGGCTCCCCCAGCTGCCGGGCGTGTACCAGTTCCTCGACGCATCGGACCGGATCCTCTACGTGGGGACGGCGACGAACCTGCGCACCCGCGTCCGGTCCTACTTCACGGCGGCGGAGAAGCGGCGCCGGATCACCGAGATGGTGCGGATCGCCGCCCGGGTCCACCCCATCCCCGTCCCCACACCGCTGGAGGCGTCGGTCCGCGAGCTCCGGCTCATCGCGCAGCACAGCCCGCCCTACAACCGCCGCTCCCGCAGCCCCGGCGCCGAGCCGTGGATCCGGCTGACCGACGAGGCGTTCCCGCGGGCGTCGATCGTGCGCACACCGCCGGCGAGCGGGCCCGTGCTCGGGCCGTTCCGCAGCCGGGGGCTCGCGACCGCGGCGCTGGAGGCCCTCACGGGCGCCTTCGGGCTGCGGTCGTGCACCGAGCGACTGCCGCTGTCCCCGCGTCCGGGTCACGGCGCCTGCGCGCTGCGCGAGCTCGGTCGCTGCGGCGCACCGTGCGTCGGCGACGTCGACCGTTCCGGGTACCTACCGGCGGTCGAGGCGTTCACCCGGTTCGCGGCGGGCGACGCCCGCGAGTACCTGGCGCACGCCGCGGCGCGCCTGGACCGGCTGGTCGCGCAGGAGCGGTTCGAGGAGGCCGCCGTCGAGCGCGACCGGTGCCAGGCCCTCCTGCGCGGGGCGGCGCGGGCGCAGCACCTGCGCGCCCTGCGCTGCGCCGAGCTGCTCGCGGCCCGACCGCGCGACGATGCCCGCTCGACGACCGGACGCGGCGGCGGCAGTGCCCGCACGGGCGGCCGGGTCTGGGAGGTCGTCTGCATCCGGCACGGGCGGCTCGCCGGGACGGCCGTCGCCGCGAGCACGGCCGCCGTGCTGGAGACGGCGGAGGCGCTGCGTCTGACGGCCGAGGACGTGCCGGAGGCTACCACGCTCGCCGGCGCGGCCTGGGCCGAGGAGACCGAGCTGCTCTGGGGCTGGCTCGACCGGCCGGGCGTGCGCCTGCTCGCCGTCGAGGGCGCGGCGCTCGCGCTCCCGCGGCACGGCGCCGCGTGGGCGCTCGCCGACCTGCAGCGTCACCTCGGGCTCACCCACCCGCGGGTCCTGGTCGAGGCGGAGGATCCCGAGCAGGTCGCGGGGCGGAGCGACCCGGAGCCGACGGACCCGCGCCACGAGACGGGCGAGAACGGCGAGACGGACGAGGCCGGCGAGGCCGAGGACGAGCGGGACGGGCGGGAGGCGGGCGCCGCCTAG
- a CDS encoding cytochrome c oxidase subunit 4, whose protein sequence is MSTKPKRQRPPMFTETLVFLALVPFFAIVAVVYGQLTGYAEPVGFVGVLMLGGLAGLTGFFLWMTGRRIDPRPEDSLTGNIAEGAGDYGEFSPHSWWPLVLGIAAAIVFLGVAVGWWVCVFGVVLGIIGLVGLIFEFSRGQHAH, encoded by the coding sequence GTGAGCACGAAGCCCAAGCGGCAGCGTCCGCCCATGTTCACCGAGACGCTGGTGTTCCTCGCCCTCGTCCCGTTCTTCGCGATCGTCGCCGTCGTGTACGGCCAGCTCACGGGGTACGCGGAGCCGGTCGGCTTCGTCGGTGTGCTCATGCTCGGCGGTCTCGCCGGTCTGACCGGGTTCTTCCTCTGGATGACGGGGCGTCGCATCGACCCCCGGCCCGAGGACAGCCTGACCGGGAACATCGCCGAGGGCGCGGGGGACTACGGCGAGTTCTCGCCGCACTCCTGGTGGCCGCTGGTCCTCGGGATCGCCGCGGCGATCGTCTTCCTCGGGGTGGCCGTCGGCTGGTGGGTCTGCGTCTTCGGCGTCGTCCTTGGCATCATCGGCCTGGTCGGCCTGATCTTTGAGTTCTCCCGCGGGCAGCACGCCCACTGA
- the trpD gene encoding anthranilate phosphoribosyltransferase, with translation MTTAGAEPTVADLLAQLIEGNDLDADQARWVMGRVMAGELPPAQLAGVLVALAAKGESVAELRGFSDAMIAAAIPLEVPGRTVDIVGTGGDRHRSVNVSTMAALVVAGSGLRVVKHGNRAASSASGAADVLEALGVRLDVPPGRVAELAREVGITFAFAAVFHPAMRHAGPTRSALGVRTIFNVLGPLTNPARPRAGAIGVANAAMAPLMAEVFASRGDDVLLYRSHDGLDEWATTAPTTVWEIGGGSVTEHVVDATEAFGMAPATLEDLRGADAAYNAEVVRRVLAGERGAPRDAVLLGAAAAIAAEGSLVGDGTLVERVGEAIDVAARSIDTGAAADVLERWAAATTTA, from the coding sequence GTGACCACCGCCGGCGCGGAGCCGACCGTCGCCGACCTGCTCGCCCAGCTCATCGAGGGCAACGACCTCGACGCCGACCAGGCGCGCTGGGTGATGGGCAGGGTGATGGCGGGGGAGTTGCCGCCGGCCCAGCTCGCCGGCGTGCTCGTGGCGCTGGCCGCCAAGGGTGAGAGCGTCGCGGAGCTGCGCGGCTTCTCGGACGCCATGATCGCCGCGGCGATCCCGCTCGAGGTCCCCGGTCGCACCGTCGACATCGTCGGGACCGGAGGCGACCGGCATCGCAGCGTCAACGTCTCGACCATGGCGGCGCTCGTCGTCGCCGGGTCCGGACTGCGCGTCGTGAAGCACGGTAACCGCGCCGCCTCGTCCGCCTCCGGCGCCGCCGACGTGCTGGAGGCGCTCGGCGTCCGCCTCGATGTGCCGCCCGGGCGCGTGGCCGAGCTGGCCCGCGAGGTCGGGATCACCTTCGCGTTCGCCGCGGTGTTCCACCCCGCGATGCGCCACGCGGGCCCGACCCGCTCGGCGCTCGGCGTCCGCACGATCTTCAACGTGCTCGGCCCGCTCACCAACCCGGCGCGTCCGCGCGCGGGGGCGATCGGCGTCGCGAACGCCGCGATGGCGCCGCTCATGGCCGAGGTGTTCGCCTCGCGGGGCGACGACGTCCTGCTCTACCGCTCCCACGACGGGCTCGACGAGTGGGCGACGACCGCCCCGACGACCGTCTGGGAGATCGGCGGCGGCAGCGTGACGGAGCACGTCGTCGACGCCACGGAGGCGTTCGGCATGGCCCCGGCGACGCTGGAGGACCTGCGCGGGGCCGACGCCGCCTACAACGCCGAGGTCGTCCGCCGCGTGCTCGCCGGCGAGCGCGGGGCACCGCGCGACGCGGTGCTGCTGGGGGCGGCGGCGGCCATCGCGGCCGAGGGCAGCCTCGTCGGCGACGGGACGCTGGTCGAGCGGGTGGGCGAGGCGATCGACGTGGCCGCGCGCTCGATCGACACGGGCGCCGCCGCCGACGTCCTCGAGCGCTGGGCGGCCGCCACCACCACCGCCTGA
- a CDS encoding cytochrome c has product MTALARARRHRLAPVLLMLLALLAVGGVYAVVAPPAAVAETYSADDVAAGQKLFQANCASCHGASAEGRDGVAPSLIGVGAAAVNFQVATGRMPMAAQAPQAPTKTPQFNAEQIKQLAGWVATLGPGPSVPTEDMVDPARGDAANGMLIFRTNCAMCHNAVGAGGALSNGKYAPSLFESTPTEIYEAMLTGPQSMPVFSDANITPEGKRDVIAYLMEQRTAQAGVGGANLGAVGPVSEGLWVWVVGMGALVAAAVWIGAKSS; this is encoded by the coding sequence ATGACCGCCCTCGCCAGAGCACGTCGTCACCGGCTCGCGCCGGTGCTGCTCATGCTGCTCGCACTGCTCGCCGTCGGCGGCGTCTACGCCGTCGTCGCCCCGCCCGCGGCGGTCGCCGAGACCTACTCGGCCGACGACGTCGCGGCCGGGCAGAAGCTCTTCCAGGCCAACTGCGCCTCGTGCCACGGCGCCAGCGCCGAGGGACGCGACGGGGTCGCCCCCTCGCTCATCGGCGTCGGAGCCGCCGCGGTGAACTTCCAGGTCGCGACGGGGCGCATGCCGATGGCCGCCCAGGCGCCGCAGGCCCCGACCAAGACGCCGCAGTTCAACGCCGAGCAGATCAAGCAGCTCGCCGGCTGGGTCGCGACGCTCGGCCCCGGTCCCTCCGTCCCCACCGAGGACATGGTCGACCCGGCCAGGGGCGACGCCGCCAACGGCATGCTGATCTTCCGGACGAACTGCGCGATGTGCCACAACGCCGTCGGCGCCGGTGGCGCGCTGAGCAACGGCAAGTACGCGCCGTCGCTGTTCGAGTCGACGCCGACCGAGATCTACGAGGCGATGCTCACCGGCCCGCAGTCGATGCCGGTGTTCAGCGACGCGAACATCACACCCGAGGGCAAGCGCGACGTCATCGCCTACCTCATGGAGCAGCGCACGGCCCAGGCCGGCGTCGGCGGGGCCAACCTCGGCGCCGTCGGCCCCGTGAGCGAGGGCCTGTGGGTGTGGGTCGTCGGAATGGGCGCGCTCGTGGCGGCCGCCGTCTGGATCGGAGCGAAGTCCTCATGA